TTCGAGTTTCATGAGGCGAAGTGAAGGCAGatcatctgtgtgtttctgtaccTTGAATTTGGCTGTGATCTGACTGATGAGAGGAATAAACTCCTGCAGATCTTTGGGCTCGCAGTCCTTCAGCATGTGTTGAGATGCGGCGGGGATGAAGGGCAGCACCTCTTCCTCCAGACAGATGATCATGCGGTGCAGGAATGAGCGCACGGCGCTGCGCAGCACCCCCCGCTGGACGGGACAGCTGAGAGCAGGCAGGAAGGTCTGCAGACAGTCCAGATAAACCTCGGAGCAGCCGCAATGCTTCACTGTCTGCTTATTGCTGAACGCTTTACTGGTGcgactgaaaaacacaaaagccaCACTCAATACTTTCAATCACTATTTTAATTCAAGTTCTTGCTATAAACGTTTGAACCCCACAAGCATACCTGGCAAAGCCCACAGCGTGACTCAAGCAGTCGGCCAGCACCGTCTGTCTCTCTTCATCGGTCTCCTGAGCCAGTTTTGCAAGCAGCACACGGAAAGCATCCATCAGAGGCGACAGGAGACTGCGCATCAGAGCCTGCTTACGTTCGGCCGGACTCTCTCCGCTCACGATCAACACACCAGCCGTCTCAAACATGAAGAGCTGATCATCACTGCTGAGCAGAGCTGGAAAACCGTTCTcctgcagacagacagaacacacactgaacacCTTCAGAAGATAATCAGAGTCAAACTAACATGAGAGCAGAAGTGAAACAGGAGGGGATGATCAGTTACCGGAGGTGCGAGCTCCAGCAGGTCCTGTATTCTGCTCAGAATGTCCTCGATAAACTCGTTCATGTGTTTACTGCACACAGCGAGAGAAGTTCATCAGTCACTTTAACTACAGACACgacgcgtgcgtgcgtgcgtgcgtgtgtgtgtgtggttatgaTGTCAGACTCACTGCAGAGTTTTTATGAAGCGTGAGAACAGGTAAGCCACTCGACTGCGGACCTTTGGACTGCTGTGCCTCAGACCACGATGATCTAAAAAGGCCATctgaacaaaacacacacgcattGAACATTTTCTGTCCACAAAAACAGATGTATAGAGATTAGACAAACTGATCTACTTTTCCAAACTCACCAGGACGTTGGGAATGTGCTGCGGCTCCACTAGGAAGAATTTATCATAGCGGACGACAGTCTCGAAGAACTCCAGACTGACAGATGAATGCTGATACTCACTGACACTACAGGAGAtgagctacacacacacacacacacacacacacacacacacacgtcaggCAGATGGAGGTTTGAATTGTGTATCAGTATAAACAGGTATTTGTCAGACTCTCACCGTTCTCATCATGGCCTGCAGTGTACTGGCTTTAGCTGCATCTCCAGAGAAATGAGCTCCGTGTGATGCTGGAAGAGCTTCACCCAACATGTACAGCAGTCTGATGGCCACCTCCACCTCCATGAACGCCACCGCATGCCAgttcctgaaacacacacacagccatcaCATCAGTGTTTCAAAACAACAAGATATTCTGTTTCTGAAAGATCTGTctatgaaatgtgtgtgtgtgtgtgtgtgtgtgtgtcgtactGCATTGTGTTGTTGAAGACTCTGTGTACAGACTCCAGCAGAAGTTCAGGAGACACTTGAGCCAGTCGGTCGAGCAGCATCTTTAACTGTTTCCTGTACTCAACAAACATGGCCTCATCTTCaccctgaaacacaaacacacacacacggacacacacgcacacacactgtatTACACATCAATCCAGACAGAAACAAAGACAAACCTCACTGTTCTTCAGACTGACCTCGTTCTCAAAGTTATACTCGTCATCATACTTCAGTTTGTTCATGACAGCGAGCATGATCGCCTGTTACcatgacaacaacaacaaacatgaaTGACAGCGCTAATAACAATCAACAGTGATATAATGTACCCGTGATGCTGCTTTACCTCAATGTTGCTCTTCTGCTGATCACTGAGAGCCGGaagctacacaaacacacagtcagAAATTAACATCACAACAGatgagcacgcacacacacacacacacacacacatacacacgtgtGTACCTGTTTGAGCACTTGCAGGTAGTCGTAACAGAAGCCCACGATGTTTGCTGAAATATCGTCATCTTCATGAATTAGCAGCTGTAGCATAAGCGGGACCTTCGCCTCCAGAGAACCCAGCGTTTCCGTGGCAACCTTCCCATCCCCTGTCTTACCGAGTTTCATCCAGCTCAGCACCAGAGACTGACCCATGCCGTTGACCAGACGAGAGAACTTTGCCAGAAAGTCCACATCCTCCTCCTGACAGGTGATAGAACTTCTGTGTCATCATGtgtagggatgctcatttcggtttaattccctaaccgagaaccgacgCTCATTATCCAAACATTAACCTTTAACTgataagattttaatattaaattggaattaaataaaaatacatgctgcgtctcattgaaatgagacacagctacagttgatGAGGGTATGTGACACGTTAAAAtttgtatttgatttgatttattttaacatgcaaacagcagcataacgaatagatcaacaacagcacctgcattcacatatcACATTTTCACAAACCTAAAccccaaagcataaaataaacaggcaagaaaataaCTTgaataattaacaaattatgacaaaacgaaaacaccgGCAGAAAAGGAAGATAGAAAAAGCTTATTTCCGTCAGAAAgatttttcattgaataaaaatagcaggcctacctcaatccaaagcttgcctagtttttatttaataaagtaacatgtttatgTGTTGTGGGGACAGTCTGGAGCCTGTTGACAGTCAGGGAATGCagagataacgcctcgggaAGCGCGTTTTATTTGCTTTCCACCAGTCAGGATTAATATCCAAAGAGGGCATAAATGTGTCTTAGCAAAACAGATTTGaatccgatctgctatacccgtgcaaaatacaaatattatttattacttgttcgtatttcacattcgtatttttacgtcacgtctaaaagaaCCCAGGGAAACATCGGGTCGCGCCATTTTCTCCTCCTTTCCAAAGCGCACGGGAGGCTGCCGATGCGAAGCATcatgagataagtttatgtaaaggataaattgattgctagcaccgaaattcccttgcagtagctctgctattagctttgctgagcTTCATTTCGCTGTTGTGTAGACACGCcaggaagacagagaatgtcatAGCGGCCAATGACgcactccgtttggaggagtaaagctCTGACAAATGTGGCCTCGACAAGCAGATGAATTACACTTGTCCAGTTTCGTCAAGTGGTTTGCGTGATTGGATTTTAATGCGTCTCGAAAACGTTTcagagggcatttacacctggAGTTAACACACGTTTCTTTCACAataaagaaaactaaaaaacatgtatgctttaatagttatttaaaaacgtattattaaattattataatgtattaaaaatattatgaatattatttaactttaaaaataaacataccttttaaatagtttaactgatagtattaatcGGTCAAAATGTTTACTATCGGTTTACGGTTAAATGGTCAATATGAACATCCCTAATCATGCGTGTTTATTTAATGATACGACGCTGCTGTAAGAACAGATTCACTCACCTGCTGGACGTTAAAGAAGCCGGCAGACTGCAGCACTCGAGACAGAGACTCCACCAGTTTGGTTTTGTCTACAGGATCCATTCCCTTATTGACGATCTCAAAGAGACAGTCACAGGCCTCCTCACGCAGCTCCTCCATAGACATGTGACTGAGCAACACGTTCACAAACCTACACAGACGCACAGATCGCATCAACACCGAGCACTGAGAGAGAGCTCTAAACACGGGTAAAACATCAGGTTTAAGTTCACACACTCTGACCTGTCATTGGCGATGAGGTTGAGGTCGATCCAGGACACGTATGCTCCCACCACCTCCAGACACTGGCACGTCAGCtcgctgtgtgtgtgctggtaCGTCTGAAGGATCTGGAACCAGGACTCCACCAGCGCGGGGATGCACTGCTCACGCATGTTGTCTTTAATCAGCGTGTTTCTGCGTGTTGCCTGCGGAGGGCAGAGAGACGGACAGTcaggacacagagagagatgatCAGTTGTTGTGAATTATTTTCCATGTCCTTTTTTGAATGCTTTGGCAAATGTACTTCTGTCGTGCCAATAAAGCTATTTGAATAAAACTGAGATAAAGACATGAGAGATCTCAGATCAGGCTGGCTGTACCTCAGGACCGTGCATGATGTCTCGATCCACCACTTCACCATCTATGGCCATGAGCGTCCGCAGGTAGATGTCCACACCGTTCGGGTTCAGCCCCACCAGTGCCAGGATGTCAAAGAAGAACTTGGGCCAGTGAGTCAGATACTCCGTAACAAACGTGAGTGCCAGAACCTGAGCAGCTTTATTCCTGATGAAGGGCTTCTCAGGCTGAATGTTCATCAGCtatacgcgcacacacacacagacaagacaAGACCACAAAGAGATGAatcacatctctctctcccacacacacgatattaacaaacacacacaagatcAATAAACACTAACCTGAGACTGTAGCCACTTCATGAGAGTCTCTCTGATCAGCTGCTGTTGAGCACCAGTCAGAGAGCCATGTctgaacaacacacacacacgcgcacacacacacacgcgcacacacacacacgcgcacacacacacaacgtttAGACACAATCAGCATCTGATCTTAAAACTTCATACACAACCATCTGTAGCTTTGTTGTGATTTTGAAgatttttaaacagacaataacACAACTATCTTATTAAATGCCTCATCATAttgcaaataaagaaaataaattgtgaTCATTTATCAAATGTTACAATCATTCAACAACAGATGGTCAAAATGGTTCTGGACATCATTTGTAAAAGTGTGTAAACAGAAATACCTGAACTTGATCTGGTGTTCCAGCACTTGAAAGCAGAAGAACTTCACGTGATCATCACTGATGGAGAAACACGTCACAATATGAAGTTTCTTTACAGcacaactagggctgtgcaattaatcgaaaattaatcatgatcgtcaattttggccttcaacaattacaaaaacaaaataattgaggtAAAACTAGTATTGTGCtgcattcctttttttaaaaagcctctcttttcttgtgttaTAAATCCACAGGGCACCCTTTCCTTTACAGcagttcagctgtgctatttctttacatagattttttctatgttgtttcaaAAACTGTGAATAATCGTGTTAAATGATCGTGATCtcattattggccaaaataaccgtgattatgatttttgtcttaATGGAGCAGCCCTAATCACAACTGAATAAACTGTGATATTCACCTGTAAAGACCTTTAACCAGAGCTCCAGCACAAACCTCCCAACCGTCCAGAGACTCCTTCAACTGCTCGAAATACACCAGcgcctgaaacacacacatcaccttAACTGGGTGTTACACATTAAATCTGTTTGTGGATGATGCAAGATACTTTACTCTAATGTTTTGTGTGATTATGGCATCATGCATGATtgtcagtgtttcccctaccattgcCTTAGGGGGGGCACACCCCACCCCTCCAACGGCACCCCCGCCCCCcccgccccccttgaaggtcaagttaattttattttctatatatgATGGCTTGGCACATTAAAGCGTTTTTTCATTGTTCTATGCTTAAAGGCGGGTGTTCAATTTCTCTtaatgttcaaatcaccaacaCAGACACACCCCGtgtttcgctttcgtcagcgctcggctcgactaatgtccgtcctgtgcaccttactgctgattggctacaaggttgttttggtcctcggcccgactttgtctaaacaagcgtacttcggaaatcggacaccccgcctttaagtgacaggaacagtaaaaagttaagaaaaaatatataattttactgaaattctctttatttatactagacttattttattatctttaagcaaaaatcatCTTGTACAAATGCctggtgtattgaataaatgtgaagatttacactggcagctcacagcagtttttggtttactgttcatcaacatgccagtaaaatatgCTTCTGAAGAGGATTTGTGCATcacagtatttaaaataatgtaatgcaaaacttgcgattACTGTACTGGAAGTAAATGTGCGGTGCGCATTACACTACAAACACCAGCGCTAAATGGGAAAGAACTAAGaaaatatattaacaaggtgcaccactgccattgcaatgaattggaagaaatgcaatgctaaatagctgcctggaggcgctcttgctatgaTGTAAATAGCTGTCCAAAAGGCCGTCGAGTGGCATGGCTTtcgttaaacggactttggcgTGGTGCTGTAGACGTTCTTTCTGtatggaaggccgttttatcaaaaatgtctttagacgtaacgtgtacagacgatATAACGCGTGGACGCGTTATTGCACCTAAAGACATAATTTCGTCTACAGACATATTGGTTTTAGCCAATGGAAAGTCACAAAACGGAaagatttgcataaaattgattaaacatAGTCGTGACGTCATCATTCACGTAACCATGTGTCGTtcatgaattatacatataaacgtGATGTTCCCTCATACTTGGCATTGCATATGGTCCTAGTTCCGAATACGTCAGCGTATACGTGATTTTACGACAGGGGAGAAGAgggcatttcaaaatacaagcggTAGACAGACCATCGAAAGCATGGCTTTGCAAAATTTTCTTAACAACTGCTGACgtgtttttcaaaaatgtgtacatttgtaaaattatatttattatgccGTCAACCCAATGGGCAACATGGGCTGCAGCCGAGAGTTCCGAACACTGGGGGATCCCGAGAGAGTTctaatttgcattttaacactacacaacacaTTTTTGCCCAGTATTATGCATATCCCAATCACGACGAACAGTACATGTAGATTAAAATCacgaaaaatgtcagaaaaccaGTAAACGAGGAAGctgcgttttttatttttgtatgaagcataataacgtttacatttctcaacCAATTTCAATGGGTTACAGTATTGTAgacctttttattgcaatgttcCAAGAGTTTCAATGGcgctttacaggaaaaaacacaGGAGGAAAGTAAGTGTAACTTAAGAACAGGCACACTGATGCGCACGGGCTTCTGCAATCTTGAACATAATTACTAGGCTATAGGGattggcagattttttcatattattttcaAAGATTTAAGCTCATGAAACTATTCCAATAAtcgtttatgtaaatgtagtttatgAGGACACACAATTTGAATTATTATGGTTTTATCACGCTCGCTTTTGCTTTTCCTGGGCAGCAACGTAGCCGGGCATGCATTTCTGGATTTAGTGTAAATAAGATAACGAACTTGGAACGTTATTAACatgaaaaattacaaaaaaagtttttgttttactatGGGACCTCAAGCCTGATTTCTAACCACCGTAAGTCATTTTCTATGTCATTTCTATCTCCATGTCTGTCTGGTTTTGATCTGTAGCCtatcatataaataaaaactagtaGCAGAAAACTAAGTGCTTGGGTTGAACAAATCAATAGAAAACTCTTTAGACTTTAACACCACCAGAACAAGAAGCAAAACCTGTAGcgcagaaaatgttatttatttatgatgcgctctggaaaaaagaacagaaaataataattattcagGAATATTGAATAGGCTACCTATTGTTCGGATTTTAATGCTGAATTTATGTAAGATTAATCATTATATCTTTATAATTGAGGATTAATTTTAGGCCATTTAGGGGATGCATTATGTATTTCTCGTTATTTAAATTTGATCAACATGAAATTTGACACCTGTTGTTTTGGAGAGTTACACAATATTGCAAcagcgcgtgttatttatacgcatttCATTCATGAGAATGGGCTCGTTTTACAGTGGTTGATTAAGCATTTCATTTACAAGttaattgaaatatttttccttatttttttttctttatgtgtTAAGGGTTTGAAAATGGAGAGATGTGAatgtttgacaaaaaaaaagttCCACAAAAAAAATAGTATATAAAGGGCACACAAGGAATCTAAGAATGCGTTATCCCAGGAACGCGGGACTGGTTATAATTTAGACATCCCTCCCTGCAAACTAATTTCAGGGATGTAGtagcccctaaccccacccgTGACGACTGCATCCAGTGTCATGCAGTGCGGATCAAGCGCACGATcgtctctttttttattataaatccCATGACCATGAATGCACATCAGAAGTTATGTTTAAATTGCACGGCTTACTGAAATATAGTCCGTATGTCAATCAGTTAAAAATCTAGAGAGCAGCATTagctaaaaaatgtttattgtattacaCACAGTACATTTCAAACAATTTCATTCCAGAAACCACCTAAACAGGTTTATTTCAAGAGCcaccaaaatcattttaaatggaaTATGGGGAAAATACACATTCATTCTTTCTAGTAAAGGGTTGGCctaaaacttgatttttcattatatgaatgaaacGTGAGATTAATTCCATTGCCAAAATAGGCCTACACAAGATATCGAAACTTATTGCAAGTAATGAACTGGATTTTTAGTCACCGCAACGGCCAAGTGACACAGTGTGTTCCCACTAGCTAATCTCACTTGCATGGCGCGAAATCTACTGGTATTTCCCCAAACATAAACACAGGTGAGGGCCCAAATGTATAAAAAGTCTCAGAAATATTCTTAAGTATAGTGACTTGTAGGAGACCATATCAAGAAGTGAAGCActgaatgtaaattattttacattaattttGGATTAAAGTTAAACAATTATTGGCCAAGTAAAATTTACGTCAAACATATAATAACAACTTATAAATTTAGCTGTACAATTTAGCTGGAAATGTCACTTAAACTTTATTTGACATCAACCAATTTAAAGATAAGTTTGTAAAATAACTTGAATAGTTTACTAACTTtactacattaataaatgtcattaacTGACATAAAAATTTACATTAAATCAAGCAATGTTTCCATTACAATGATACATTGCCTAGTCACTGGTCTGTGAGTCTTGGCCTatacttgtgttttattttctgcacaTCTTATATTCTGAGTCTGATGTTCTCTGTGCGTGTCTGCCTGGTCCTTGACCCACTTAACCTGTGGTTAACTTAACCTTCTTAACTTAACCTGAAACATACAGCATTCAAGtacagagagcgagagcgagagcgagagagagagagagagagagagagagagagagagcaagcgaGCGAGCGAGGAATTATTAGACAAATAAATCAATCGACAATGAACAAATTGTGTTGCGTGGTGTCCTGATtagttttacagtgtgaatgATCTGGGCCGCGTTTCCTGCACCTTCTTAACtctacgtcgttcttaagttataccttaagttGTACGTTAtcgttaatatgtgtttcccgaaaagttcttagttaagtataccttctaAGTTATACGCtcggaaggttggtctggagcaCTCTTAGCTATACCTGATCACCGTTAAGAGTTTATCCCGCTAGTGGCCACTGTGGAAAAAGCTTATTTACATCGCagtctttacaaataaaattctaaacgtgaaaataccattatgttgacgtgttttcatgcaaagaatataattgtctttacacttatggttgttagctttttaatgatattatcTAAATAAGGTGCATCAGCTGGCAACCCAAACCATTTtgagtatatttaaagagaaagattgcGGCATAAGCAATTTTTTGGCTAAAATAAAGACAGCGCCATCCGAAAAgcattttagtgcatttaaaCCATGAAAACCTGGCTACAATTTATGCTGCAATTATAAAGATAGAAAAGTTAACCTGCCACGGCAGCAAATAGCTTTTGGATCGTGTTGGTCTAACTTTGGCAAATACAAAGCCCCTAAATTCAGCTCTTTTTTCCTGCTATAGCTGTTGATTATACGTTCCGGGTTCTGCGCTTTTGTTGAGTAAAATGACACTATAGCATATAAGATAATATAAATAAAGGGTTCCCAAACACAGGTATAATCAAAGGTAGGCTATCTCATGGCAcaccttttaaatagaaaatagggaaacaacacacattcactccctttactttttatttttcttgtcatgaatgaatatgtttaatttcagtATCAAAATACCTCattgtagggctgcacaataatgGCATACTTGTTTATCTcattccccttgatattgtaagtgtgattaataacacttatttcaaaattaaataatatcgaTGGTTGGATTAagtttgcaatttggtttatttttatcccatgagtcctaataaatgcaacttcaactaattctaaagtgcttattttataaagaacgcCGCTACCTCACATAACGCAGTGAAGCAGTACCTATatagagtgaataattgattgtcgaACGATTGATATTCATTAATTCAGCACCACtaccatggacagcacctggtAACATGGGACGTAAGAAAGTAACCTCTTAAGGTATAGTTCGGGAAGTAGGCTATGCCTAGAAAAGGTATAACTTCAGTTAAGGTGTATctttagagtcttcgtagcgCGCTAAGAGACAACATTATCGGGAAATGCAGCCCTGTtatatttaaaattgtattttttgatCACAGCACAGGATATTGGTTAACCTGTATAcgggtagttgacgaataaattggttaattttacattattttatattattaatatttatgttgatcatataaaataacataacagggattttatcatataaaatagcataagagagatttatcttcgttcttagtttttttcttatatttttgccgtcacaccataggacaaatttgcatattaatcagTCAAGTACCCATA
The nucleotide sequence above comes from Triplophysa rosa linkage group LG24, Trosa_1v2, whole genome shotgun sequence. Encoded proteins:
- the xpot gene encoding exportin-T, giving the protein MACESAFLAIMDEQALMGLNPNADACYRQRALVYFEQLKESLDGWEVCAGALVKGLYSDDHVKFFCFQVLEHQIKFRHGSLTGAQQQLIRETLMKWLQSQLMNIQPEKPFIRNKAAQVLALTFVTEYLTHWPKFFFDILALVGLNPNGVDIYLRTLMAIDGEVVDRDIMHGPEATRRNTLIKDNMREQCIPALVESWFQILQTYQHTHSELTCQCLEVVGAYVSWIDLNLIANDRFVNVLLSHMSMEELREEACDCLFEIVNKGMDPVDKTKLVESLSRVLQSAGFFNVQQEEDVDFLAKFSRLVNGMGQSLVLSWMKLGKTGDGKVATETLGSLEAKVPLMLQLLIHEDDDISANIVGFCYDYLQVLKQLPALSDQQKSNIEAIMLAVMNKLKYDDEYNFENEGEDEAMFVEYRKQLKMLLDRLAQVSPELLLESVHRVFNNTMQNWHAVAFMEVEVAIRLLYMLGEALPASHGAHFSGDAAKASTLQAMMRTLISCSVSEYQHSSVSLEFFETVVRYDKFFLVEPQHIPNVLMAFLDHRGLRHSSPKVRSRVAYLFSRFIKTLHKHMNEFIEDILSRIQDLLELAPPENGFPALLSSDDQLFMFETAGVLIVSGESPAERKQALMRSLLSPLMDAFRVLLAKLAQETDEERQTVLADCLSHAVGFASRTSKAFSNKQTVKHCGCSEVYLDCLQTFLPALSCPVQRGVLRSAVRSFLHRMIICLEEEVLPFIPAASQHMLKDCEPKDLQEFIPLISQITAKFKNQVSPFLQEIFMPLVMAIFEVLSRPAEENDQTAALEKQMLRRSYFSFIQTIASSGMNEVMARQGAENIERVLFTIIQGAVDFPDPVAQKTCFIILSRLVELWGGKDGLVGFPDFIYKHIVPACFMAPLKLTFDLSDAQSVLTLSECTLTLHMIHLKRGPECVQFLQEYLPSLHVSPEITQELCQVLQQPDVKVLKNYMKAFFQQAKL